A window of Desulfovibrio legallii contains these coding sequences:
- a CDS encoding imidazoleglycerol-phosphate dehydratase yields MNQPQRVAEQSRASAETAVNLRLNLDGTGEIAVDTGFGLLDHMLTLTAFWAGMDLQLHCKGDLNVDAHHTAEDVGLTLGRALLEALGDRAGIARVGYGRVPMDEALAEVTVDLSGRPWLEWRGGELLPPVLAGEEKDLWREYYKALASAARCNLHVEFRYGQNGHHLLESAAKGLGLALAQAVRRHGTTVRSTKGGLD; encoded by the coding sequence ATGAACCAGCCCCAGCGCGTGGCCGAGCAATCTCGCGCCAGTGCGGAAACGGCCGTCAACCTGCGCCTGAACCTGGACGGCACGGGCGAGATCGCCGTAGACACCGGCTTCGGCCTCCTGGACCACATGCTCACCCTCACGGCTTTCTGGGCGGGCATGGACCTGCAGCTCCACTGCAAGGGCGACCTCAACGTGGATGCCCACCACACCGCCGAAGACGTGGGCCTGACCCTGGGCCGCGCCCTGCTGGAGGCCCTGGGCGACCGGGCCGGCATCGCCCGCGTGGGCTACGGCCGCGTGCCCATGGACGAGGCCCTGGCCGAAGTGACTGTGGATCTTTCCGGCCGCCCCTGGCTGGAGTGGCGCGGGGGCGAGCTCTTGCCCCCCGTGCTGGCGGGGGAAGAAAAAGACCTCTGGCGCGAATACTACAAGGCCCTGGCCAGCGCCGCCCGTTGCAACCTGCATGTGGAATTTCGCTACGGCCAGAACGGCCACCATTTGCTGGAGTCCGCCGCCAAGGGGCTGGGCCTTGCCCTGGCCCAGGCCGTGCGGCGGCACGGCACAACCGTCCGAAGCACCAAGGGAGGTCTTGACTGA
- a CDS encoding lipid II flippase MurJ, giving the protein MKDSTERLVTEYPQPLAAAAAPPTGLARTAARLGGYALASRLLGLLRDMSMAWLAGSGPAADALAAALRLPHILRRLLGEGSLSMSLTAALVRQCRPDTAAGRVCLGQVGRALAVRLGLPLTLLTLLAVAAAPWIMAGLAPGFAGPERERAVFLLRLCLPYGLAAGMAALGTALLHSLGLFRLPGLSPVLFNATALAFAGAAALGALPPGPAFALGMSCAGLVQWGLLWWGARRAVRGRQAGASAFQTGAHASQAAVRPGRMAWRCLSGTPAGLAGACAPQLCLLAAAALASSLTPGLVASLYYAERLLELPLGLVGVCLGTASLPALSLLAAEGRYADFAAALGTALRLTLLLSLPATAGLWAVGAPLVRGLFCHGAFDAAAAQATWLALAASLPGLPALACNRSLLAACNALGEERRTALSALAAVAATLAVGAALVHSCDAGLLPLAPALAPPLAAGAGLWVQTGLLLRTLVGALQRGGASVGLAACLPGGAALLRQGLAALAAGLAARALMLAAEVWSSAAGPALALALSLSVAGGVTAWALCLLALRDGDMLALCARVRERAHL; this is encoded by the coding sequence GTGAAGGACAGCACGGAGCGGCTTGTGACGGAATATCCACAGCCTTTGGCGGCGGCCGCGGCCCCGCCGACGGGCCTGGCCCGCACGGCGGCCCGGCTGGGCGGCTATGCCCTGGCCTCGCGCCTGCTGGGGCTGCTCCGGGATATGAGCATGGCCTGGCTTGCGGGCAGCGGGCCCGCGGCGGACGCCCTGGCCGCCGCCCTGCGGCTGCCGCACATTTTGCGCCGTCTGCTGGGGGAAGGTTCCCTTTCCATGAGCCTCACGGCGGCCCTGGTGCGGCAGTGCCGCCCGGATACGGCGGCGGGCCGGGTCTGCCTTGGGCAGGTGGGCCGCGCCCTGGCCGTGCGGCTGGGCCTGCCGCTGACCCTGCTGACCCTGCTGGCCGTGGCGGCCGCGCCCTGGATAATGGCGGGCCTCGCGCCGGGCTTTGCCGGGCCGGAACGGGAGCGGGCGGTCTTTTTGCTGCGCCTGTGCCTGCCCTACGGGCTGGCCGCGGGCATGGCGGCCCTGGGCACGGCCCTGCTGCACAGCCTGGGGCTTTTTCGGCTGCCGGGGCTTTCGCCCGTGCTGTTTAACGCGACGGCGCTGGCCTTTGCCGGGGCCGCCGCATTGGGGGCCCTGCCGCCGGGCCCGGCCTTTGCCCTGGGCATGAGCTGCGCGGGCCTGGTCCAGTGGGGTCTGCTCTGGTGGGGCGCGCGGCGCGCCGTGCGCGGGCGTCAGGCCGGAGCGTCTGCTTTTCAGACTGGCGCGCACGCTTCTCAGGCCGCTGTGCGGCCGGGCCGGATGGCCTGGCGCTGCCTTTCCGGCACGCCCGCCGGGCTGGCGGGGGCCTGCGCGCCGCAGCTCTGCCTGCTGGCGGCGGCGGCCCTGGCCTCAAGCCTGACGCCGGGCCTGGTGGCGAGCCTGTATTATGCGGAGCGCCTGCTGGAGCTGCCCCTGGGCCTGGTGGGCGTGTGCCTGGGCACGGCCAGCCTGCCCGCCCTGAGCCTTTTGGCGGCGGAAGGGCGCTATGCGGATTTTGCGGCGGCCCTGGGCACGGCCCTGCGCCTGACCCTGCTGCTCAGTCTGCCCGCCACCGCCGGGCTGTGGGCCGTGGGCGCGCCCCTGGTGCGGGGCCTGTTCTGCCACGGCGCGTTTGACGCGGCGGCCGCGCAGGCCACCTGGCTGGCGCTGGCCGCCTCCCTGCCCGGGCTGCCGGCCCTGGCCTGCAATCGCTCTCTGCTGGCGGCCTGCAACGCCCTGGGCGAAGAGCGCCGCACGGCCCTGAGCGCCCTGGCCGCCGTGGCGGCCACCCTTGCGGTGGGGGCCGCGCTGGTACATAGTTGCGACGCCGGGCTGTTGCCCCTGGCCCCCGCTCTTGCGCCGCCCCTGGCTGCGGGCGCGGGGCTCTGGGTACAGACAGGCCTGCTGCTGCGCACGCTGGTTGGAGCTCTGCAACGCGGCGGGGCGTCGGTCGGTCTGGCCGCCTGCCTGCCCGGCGGGGCAGCGCTGCTGCGACAGGGGCTGGCCGCCCTGGCCGCGGGCCTGGCGGCGCGGGCGCTGATGCTGGCCGCGGAGGTTTGGTCTTCGGCGGCGGGTCCAGCCCTGGCTTTGGCCCTGTCCTTGTCCGTGGCCGGCGGCGTGACGGCCTGGGCCTTGTGTCTGCTGGCCCTGCGGGATGGAGACATGCTTGCCCTGTGCGCGCGGGTGCGCGAGCGGGCGCATTTATAA
- the queF gene encoding preQ(1) synthase: protein MTSRSQDRTGELKILGSGRLHAPEGGPSVALLESFPNCFPQRPYVVSFTFPEFTSLCPVTGQPDSGTITVEYIPDQRCVESKSFKLYMFAFRNHQSFMETITNTVLDDLRALMDPCWCRVKGLFAPRGGTRIHVFAEDFKALPEERDRLVRAAVAAWKMEPDPHRP, encoded by the coding sequence ATGACCAGCCGCAGCCAGGACCGCACCGGGGAGCTCAAAATCCTCGGTTCCGGTCGCCTGCACGCCCCGGAAGGCGGCCCCAGCGTCGCTTTGCTGGAGTCCTTTCCCAATTGTTTTCCGCAGCGCCCCTATGTGGTCAGCTTCACCTTTCCGGAATTTACTTCGCTCTGCCCCGTGACCGGCCAGCCCGACAGCGGGACCATCACGGTGGAATACATCCCGGACCAGCGTTGCGTGGAATCCAAGAGCTTCAAGCTCTATATGTTCGCCTTCCGCAACCATCAGTCGTTTATGGAAACCATCACCAATACGGTGCTGGACGATCTGCGCGCCCTCATGGACCCTTGCTGGTGCCGGGTCAAAGGGCTGTTCGCCCCGCGCGGCGGCACCCGCATCCACGTTTTTGCCGAGGATTTCAAGGCGCTGCCGGAAGAGCGCGACCGCCTGGTGCGCGCGGCCGTGGCCGCCTGGAAAATGGAGCCCGATCCGCACCGGCCCTGA
- the ftsY gene encoding signal recognition particle-docking protein FtsY, whose protein sequence is MGFFSAIKKIFGNGPEGAAPAATPDAAPDASPDAVTEAAPAMPDERAQEKSAAAKPSAGGAAPTGAPESGGVQTAAPAAPTEEEAALTLRLRAAAPRLSVWLGIVLEGVEEAGDALWRRLFFLLRALDAPEAEAQAFVRDFQDWLARMDYRLVEEFRSELQYRLALALDLEDEEDERSRLFLKISEGLSRTREQLARGLDTLFAGHGELNEAFWEELEELFIMADLGYEPALELVERLKERARKEKVTQSEGVRELLKAELEDIFRAPRRIAAVNPPEVVLMIGVNGVGKTTTIAKLAYRARMQGKKVMIAAADTFRAAAIEQLQVWAERVGALFHARQAGSDPAAVAYEAVERAVKEGVDVLFVDTAGRLQTKVNLMEELSKIRQVLGKKHPGAPHRSILVIDATTGQNALSQVKLFKEAAGVDELILTKLDGTAKGGVAIAVAMQHHLPITYVGLGEKLEDLRPFNGADYARALLEAPSSSAPAGR, encoded by the coding sequence ATGGGATTTTTCAGCGCCATCAAAAAAATATTCGGCAACGGGCCGGAGGGCGCAGCCCCGGCGGCGACCCCGGACGCGGCTCCGGATGCGTCCCCTGATGCGGTCACAGAAGCTGCACCGGCCATGCCGGACGAACGCGCCCAGGAAAAATCCGCTGCGGCAAAACCCAGCGCTGGGGGCGCGGCCCCCACGGGCGCGCCTGAAAGTGGCGGGGTGCAGACCGCGGCCCCCGCAGCGCCCACGGAGGAAGAGGCCGCCCTGACCCTGCGCCTGCGCGCGGCCGCGCCGCGCCTTTCCGTCTGGCTGGGCATTGTGCTGGAGGGCGTGGAAGAAGCCGGAGACGCGCTGTGGCGGCGGCTGTTTTTTCTGTTGCGGGCCCTGGACGCGCCTGAGGCCGAAGCTCAGGCCTTTGTGCGGGATTTTCAGGACTGGCTCGCCCGCATGGACTACAGGCTGGTGGAGGAATTCCGCTCCGAGCTCCAGTACCGCCTGGCCCTGGCCCTGGACCTGGAGGACGAGGAGGACGAACGCAGCCGCCTGTTCCTGAAGATCAGCGAAGGGCTCAGCCGCACGCGGGAGCAGCTGGCCCGTGGGCTGGATACGCTCTTTGCCGGGCACGGCGAGCTCAACGAAGCCTTCTGGGAAGAGCTGGAAGAGCTCTTTATTATGGCCGACCTGGGTTACGAGCCCGCGCTGGAGCTGGTGGAGCGCCTTAAGGAGCGCGCCCGCAAAGAAAAGGTCACCCAATCGGAAGGCGTGCGCGAGCTGCTCAAGGCCGAGCTGGAGGACATTTTCCGCGCACCCCGGCGCATTGCGGCCGTCAATCCGCCTGAAGTGGTGCTCATGATCGGCGTCAACGGCGTGGGCAAAACCACTACCATCGCCAAGCTGGCCTATCGGGCGCGCATGCAGGGCAAAAAGGTCATGATCGCCGCGGCGGACACCTTCCGCGCTGCGGCCATAGAGCAGCTGCAGGTCTGGGCCGAGCGGGTGGGGGCGCTGTTCCACGCCCGCCAGGCGGGGTCGGACCCCGCGGCTGTGGCCTACGAGGCCGTGGAACGCGCCGTGAAGGAAGGGGTGGACGTGCTTTTTGTGGATACGGCGGGCCGCCTGCAAACCAAGGTCAATCTGATGGAGGAGCTCTCCAAGATTCGCCAGGTGCTGGGCAAGAAGCATCCCGGCGCGCCGCACCGCAGCATTCTGGTCATTGACGCCACCACGGGGCAGAACGCCCTTTCCCAGGTCAAGCTCTTTAAGGAAGCCGCCGGGGTGGACGAGCTTATTCTGACCAAGCTGGACGGCACGGCCAAGGGCGGCGTGGCCATTGCCGTGGCCATGCAGCACCATTTGCCCATCACCTATGTGGGCCTGGGCGAAAAGCTGGAAGATCTGCGCCCCTTCAACGGCGCGGACTACGCCCGCGCCCTGCTGGAAGCGCCGTCAAGTTCCGCGCCCGCCGGCCGATAA
- a CDS encoding DVU0772 family protein has product MAQLKDFALYDIDWNLTPEHAVTMYLEWGNNDWHAEYPPVRSKDDVSHYFVVDSWQDPPVVRLVRRNSEQAEDLIVVPLPQNLLADFYQAHGHWRGVSAPTPAVKAWLRHELGQE; this is encoded by the coding sequence ATGGCCCAGCTCAAGGATTTTGCGCTCTATGACATCGACTGGAACCTGACCCCGGAACACGCCGTGACCATGTATCTGGAATGGGGCAACAACGACTGGCATGCGGAATACCCACCCGTGCGCTCCAAGGACGACGTTTCCCATTATTTTGTGGTGGACAGCTGGCAAGACCCGCCCGTGGTGCGCCTGGTGCGGCGCAATTCCGAGCAGGCCGAGGATCTTATTGTCGTGCCCTTGCCGCAGAACCTGCTGGCGGATTTTTACCAGGCCCACGGTCATTGGCGCGGCGTCAGCGCGCCCACGCCCGCCGTCAAGGCCTGGCTCAGACACGAGCTGGGGCAGGAATAA
- the hisA gene encoding 1-(5-phosphoribosyl)-5-[(5-phosphoribosylamino)methylideneamino]imidazole-4-carboxamide isomerase has product MIIFPAVDIQNGKAVRLRRGRAEDSTIFAEDPAAAARSWQERGARWLHVVDLDGAFDGAASSRAVVGRICAALTIPVQLGGGIRDLETARAYLDAGVSRCIIGTLALEQPETFAALCRAFPGRIGVSLDAEGGRLKSRGWVADTGLTVDDVLPRLQDDGAAFIIYTDIDRDGMQSGVNLPALEHLAQTAQVPVIAAGGVATLTDVQRLYPLTRTTRLAGAVSGRALYEGTLDLEEANAWIAAQEKA; this is encoded by the coding sequence ATGATCATTTTTCCCGCTGTGGACATCCAGAACGGCAAGGCCGTGCGCCTGCGGCGCGGCCGCGCCGAAGACAGCACGATTTTTGCCGAAGACCCCGCAGCCGCGGCCCGCTCCTGGCAGGAACGGGGCGCGCGCTGGCTGCATGTGGTGGACCTGGACGGCGCGTTTGACGGCGCAGCCAGCAGCCGCGCAGTGGTGGGCCGTATCTGCGCGGCCCTGACCATCCCCGTGCAGCTGGGCGGCGGCATCCGCGACCTGGAGACGGCCCGCGCCTACCTGGACGCGGGCGTAAGCCGCTGCATCATCGGCACCCTGGCCCTGGAGCAGCCGGAAACCTTCGCCGCCCTGTGCCGCGCTTTTCCCGGCCGGATAGGCGTTTCTCTGGATGCGGAAGGCGGACGCCTCAAAAGCCGGGGCTGGGTGGCGGACACGGGCCTTACCGTTGACGACGTGCTGCCCCGCCTGCAGGACGACGGCGCAGCCTTCATCATCTATACGGATATCGACCGCGACGGCATGCAGAGCGGCGTCAATCTGCCCGCTCTGGAGCATCTGGCCCAAACCGCGCAGGTGCCGGTCATCGCCGCCGGGGGCGTAGCCACCCTGACGGACGTGCAGCGCCTCTACCCCCTTACCCGCACTACCCGCCTGGCGGGGGCCGTGAGCGGCCGCGCCCTCTACGAGGGCACCCTCGACCTGGAAGAAGCCAACGCCTGGATCGCCGCGCAGGAAAAAGCGTAG
- a CDS encoding molybdenum cofactor biosynthesis protein MoaE: MDINKTLQELKARPGFAEHVGMMLVHNGVVRAWSRKDHSPVTKVRVTPDRARITAICQEMAQRPGIFAILAESAEGLLRPGDDLLFLVVAGDIREHVKATFAELLDRVKAEAVIKQEYGQD, from the coding sequence ATGGATATAAACAAAACGCTGCAGGAACTCAAAGCCCGCCCCGGCTTTGCCGAGCATGTGGGCATGATGCTGGTGCACAACGGCGTGGTGCGCGCCTGGTCGCGCAAGGACCACAGCCCCGTAACCAAAGTGCGCGTCACCCCGGACAGGGCCAGAATAACCGCCATCTGCCAGGAAATGGCGCAACGCCCCGGCATCTTCGCCATCCTGGCCGAAAGCGCCGAGGGCCTGCTGCGCCCCGGAGACGACCTGCTCTTTCTGGTGGTGGCCGGCGACATCCGCGAACACGTCAAGGCCACCTTTGCCGAGCTGCTGGACAGAGTCAAAGCCGAGGCCGTCATCAAACAGGAATATGGCCAGGACTGA